One Thermoplasmata archaeon genomic window carries:
- a CDS encoding NTPase yields the protein MGESLKIGITGLPGAGKTFCLLKVVEMLEADGKKVGGMITEPIVKRNRREGFYVLDWTTKEKRVFASRDIESKILVGRYGIDISALEEVGVNALRRATESADVIVIDEVGKMEVESPNFVQAVKDALDADKPLLLTLHKKSRNPLLQDIRRRDDVRILEVTMVNRNLLPYKIVKLMKGEVL from the coding sequence ATGGGTGAGTCCCTGAAGATCGGCATCACGGGCCTCCCCGGGGCGGGGAAGACCTTCTGCCTGCTCAAGGTCGTCGAGATGCTCGAGGCCGACGGAAAGAAGGTCGGCGGCATGATCACGGAGCCCATCGTCAAGCGGAATCGCCGCGAGGGCTTCTACGTCCTCGACTGGACGACCAAGGAGAAGCGCGTGTTCGCGTCCCGCGATATCGAGTCCAAAATTCTCGTCGGTCGGTACGGTATCGACATCAGCGCCCTCGAGGAGGTCGGCGTGAACGCGCTCCGCCGCGCCACGGAGAGCGCGGACGTGATCGTGATCGACGAGGTCGGGAAGATGGAGGTCGAGAGCCCGAACTTCGTCCAGGCCGTCAAGGACGCCCTCGACGCGGACAAGCCCCTCCTGCTCACGCTCCACAAGAAGTCCCGCAACCCGCTTCTCCAGGACATCCGGCGCCGGGACGACGTCCGGATCCTGGAGGTGACCATGGTCAACCGGAATCTCCTGCCCTACAAGATCGTGAAGCTCATGAAGGGCGAGGTCCTCTGA